One window of the Anaerolineae bacterium genome contains the following:
- a CDS encoding YkgJ family cysteine cluster protein encodes MENKFINEILSIYSEIDVQVEAFQFAVKLHCPPGCGICCKSTKVEANVIELLPLARELFHRGEAEIWMERAQATCYEGICIFYDPNPPRMGIGHCRFYAWRPSVCRLFGFSKVKDKTGKPKLAVCIVQKNIMPDVVENAEKSIFHGIPAPGLTDFFLQIMGVDPSGRLMPINRAIYMALERYGLEIQMTDSQNQYNIIKTNSAYCAGLEGSSRSTFLKKH; translated from the coding sequence ATGGAAAACAAGTTTATTAATGAGATATTATCAATCTATTCAGAAATAGACGTTCAGGTCGAAGCCTTTCAATTTGCAGTAAAACTGCATTGTCCTCCTGGATGCGGAATTTGTTGCAAATCTACCAAGGTTGAAGCTAATGTGATTGAATTATTGCCCCTGGCGCGAGAATTATTTCATCGAGGGGAAGCGGAAATCTGGATGGAACGGGCGCAGGCAACATGCTATGAAGGGATATGTATATTCTATGACCCCAACCCGCCGAGAATGGGTATTGGCCATTGTCGCTTCTATGCTTGGAGGCCATCGGTATGCCGATTGTTTGGATTTTCCAAAGTAAAAGATAAGACCGGAAAACCCAAACTGGCGGTTTGCATTGTTCAGAAAAATATTATGCCAGATGTTGTTGAGAATGCAGAGAAATCCATATTTCATGGAATACCTGCTCCTGGTTTGACTGACTTTTTCTTGCAGATAATGGGTGTTGACCCATCGGGTCGTCTTATGCCAATTAACAGGGCGATTTACATGGCACTTGAGAGATACGGTTTGGAAATTCAAATGACCGATTCTCAAAACCAATACAACATCATAAAAACTAACTCAGCATATTGTGCTGGCTTGGAAGGATCGAGCCGGTCAACTTTTTTAAAAAAACACTAA